The following proteins come from a genomic window of Brevibacillus antibioticus:
- a CDS encoding phosphatase PAP2 family protein — protein MNPTTRKNGYVRRALSFAVLALIMFALYVAGKVAGMDQAAIAFAESIRSDVGTAFFRLVTNLGGGIFLVPVAVMMIVVLYIKKYRVEAMFVLISLVVSEVANELLKWFFARPRPSGVNLIELPDSFSFPSGHAMIGPAFYCMVAFWISQWFAEKRWSTLVQPAVFIFVALLSFSRVYLGVHYLSDVLTGFFLSMCWYFLLCLGYEEWMGRRSTVVDPIPHSR, from the coding sequence ATGAATCCGACAACGAGAAAAAATGGATATGTACGCAGAGCACTTTCGTTTGCTGTACTTGCCCTAATCATGTTTGCCCTCTACGTCGCAGGAAAAGTGGCAGGTATGGATCAAGCTGCCATCGCATTTGCGGAGTCGATTCGCTCTGATGTTGGGACTGCTTTTTTTCGATTGGTAACCAATCTGGGCGGAGGTATATTCCTTGTACCAGTAGCGGTCATGATGATCGTTGTCCTATACATAAAGAAATATCGTGTGGAGGCAATGTTTGTTCTCATCTCCCTCGTTGTCAGTGAAGTCGCAAATGAGCTCTTAAAGTGGTTCTTTGCCAGGCCTAGACCAAGTGGGGTTAATCTGATTGAACTGCCCGATTCCTTTTCGTTTCCGAGTGGTCATGCGATGATTGGACCCGCCTTTTATTGCATGGTCGCATTTTGGATTTCCCAATGGTTTGCGGAGAAAAGATGGTCGACGCTCGTGCAGCCTGCCGTTTTTATTTTCGTGGCATTGCTGTCTTTCAGCCGTGTGTACTTGGGCGTTCATTATTTGAGTGATGTGCTTACCGGCTTTTTCCTGTCGATGTGCTGGTACTTTCTCCTTTGTCTCGGCTATGAAGAATGGATGGGGAGACGAAGTACGGTCGTCGACCCCATACCGCATTCCAGATAA
- a CDS encoding YaiI/YqxD family protein, translating to MSKGRVLIDADACPRQALLTAQALCKELDWICLTFASYNHQIGNANHVTVDAGPQAVDMKLANETSSGDVVVTQDIGLAALILGKKAHALTPHGMVFDPERIAFHLEERNEKARYRRGGGRTKGPAARTREDDQRFAESLRFLMERGNQQ from the coding sequence ATGTCAAAAGGACGTGTTCTTATCGATGCGGATGCTTGTCCGCGCCAGGCACTTTTAACTGCCCAAGCATTGTGCAAGGAGCTCGACTGGATCTGTTTGACCTTTGCCAGTTATAATCATCAAATCGGTAATGCCAATCATGTAACGGTAGATGCCGGCCCACAAGCGGTAGATATGAAGCTGGCGAACGAAACGAGTTCAGGGGATGTCGTGGTGACGCAGGATATTGGTCTGGCAGCGCTCATTCTCGGGAAGAAAGCCCATGCTCTGACACCGCACGGGATGGTTTTTGACCCAGAACGAATTGCGTTTCATTTGGAAGAACGAAATGAAAAAGCGAGATATCGACGCGGGGGAGGTCGTACGAAAGGGCCTGCTGCTCGCACGCGTGAAGACGATCAGCGATTTGCTGAGTCCTTGCGCTTTTTGATGGAAAGAGGAAATCAACAATGA
- a CDS encoding S8 family peptidase — MKIVSFHRDTPFTEILSDLKTKVLTKTERLPWRCYDDLSCLCVKQKIFEQHEELFRRYKAMVEENITVSVHAQGEDEIPWGVRYVGAQRLWRKGRGAGVKVAVIDTGISRDHFDLKDQIKGGVQLVRGKQNGHGTHVAGIIVAEMNQRGIVGVSPEAHLYDVRAFDHEGQSSLSTILQALQWSIANKMDVINMSFGMPQYSEAMARAVNRAHQQGIVLVASAGNGGAEVEYPARYDGVLGVSAIDQTGKLASFSARGKGANMKAPGVDILSTWPGNQFKKLNGTSMAAPHVAGLKALEIGRKRKKA, encoded by the coding sequence TTGAAAATTGTCAGCTTTCATCGGGATACGCCGTTTACCGAGATACTGTCAGATTTGAAAACCAAGGTTCTGACCAAAACCGAGAGACTTCCATGGCGATGCTATGATGACCTTTCTTGCTTGTGTGTCAAACAAAAGATTTTTGAGCAGCATGAGGAGCTTTTTCGAAGGTATAAAGCGATGGTGGAAGAGAACATTACCGTAAGCGTTCATGCGCAAGGGGAGGATGAAATCCCGTGGGGCGTGCGATATGTGGGGGCACAGAGATTGTGGCGAAAGGGGCGTGGAGCAGGCGTCAAGGTCGCTGTCATCGATACGGGAATCTCCCGCGATCATTTTGATTTGAAGGATCAAATTAAAGGTGGCGTCCAGCTAGTGCGCGGCAAACAAAATGGACACGGGACGCATGTTGCAGGGATCATCGTAGCTGAGATGAACCAAAGAGGAATTGTCGGTGTTTCTCCAGAGGCCCATTTGTATGACGTCCGTGCTTTTGATCATGAAGGTCAATCATCTTTGTCGACCATTTTGCAGGCCCTGCAATGGTCGATAGCCAATAAGATGGATGTAATCAACATGAGCTTTGGCATGCCCCAGTATAGCGAAGCAATGGCGAGAGCAGTAAATCGGGCCCATCAACAAGGAATCGTATTGGTAGCTTCTGCAGGTAACGGAGGGGCAGAAGTGGAGTATCCAGCGCGGTACGATGGTGTTTTAGGGGTTAGCGCGATTGATCAAACGGGAAAATTGGCATCGTTCAGTGCGAGAGGCAAGGGCGCAAATATGAAGGCACCCGGGGTTGATATCTTGTCTACATGGCCGGGAAATCAATTTAAAAAGCTAAATGGTACTTCGATGGCTGCCCCGCATGTGGCAGGACTGAAGGCATTAGAAATTGGTCGCAAGCGAAAAAAAGCATAG
- a CDS encoding stage VI sporulation protein F: MANAKGKARAKVKLKAKKGSPRDLLKSINKKSKKKWTMGDVRSLARDFSMKDLRDDKKLSELIKKVSKAVGVKLSDQQMSSVKKQVHDRLG, translated from the coding sequence GTGGCAAACGCAAAAGGAAAAGCAAGAGCAAAAGTCAAGCTCAAAGCGAAGAAGGGCAGTCCACGTGATTTATTGAAATCCATCAACAAGAAAAGCAAGAAAAAATGGACGATGGGCGATGTGCGATCGTTGGCAAGAGACTTCTCCATGAAAGATTTGAGGGACGACAAAAAATTAAGCGAGCTGATTAAAAAAGTTAGCAAGGCGGTCGGTGTCAAATTGTCCGACCAGCAAATGTCCAGTGTAAAAAAGCAAGTGCATGATCGCCTCGGATAA
- a CDS encoding YjcZ family sporulation protein: MSLFNGGFDDFALILVLFVLLVIVACSCD; this comes from the coding sequence ATGAGTCTGTTCAACGGAGGATTTGACGACTTTGCTTTAATACTGGTGTTGTTCGTATTGCTCGTTATCGTGGCTTGCTCTTGCGACTAA
- a CDS encoding YczE/YyaS/YitT family protein produces the protein MSGKGFNRSIAVRYLMFVLGLFVGAFGTVLAIKANLGVAPWETFHIGLQKTFGLTIGLWSQIVGVVVIFATYLVAKIKPNFGMFLNMVCFGVFLDLILWLDFIPEVQSIWARVVMFLAGVVVLAVGIGMYLSPSLGAGPRDSFMLAMNERLGWSIQRVRLIIEVTVLLAGTALGGPVSIGTILIALLTGPLIQRTIPFWRQVMKKQYGLPHPAERQAS, from the coding sequence GTGTCTGGCAAAGGGTTCAACCGATCGATCGCAGTTCGCTACTTGATGTTTGTACTAGGCTTGTTCGTTGGTGCTTTCGGTACGGTACTGGCCATTAAAGCAAACCTCGGTGTAGCACCTTGGGAAACCTTTCACATCGGCCTGCAAAAAACATTTGGATTAACGATTGGCCTATGGTCTCAGATCGTAGGAGTCGTTGTCATTTTCGCCACGTATTTGGTGGCAAAAATCAAACCTAATTTTGGAATGTTCTTAAATATGGTTTGCTTTGGCGTTTTTCTTGATCTTATCTTATGGTTGGATTTTATTCCTGAGGTGCAATCAATCTGGGCGAGAGTCGTGATGTTTCTCGCAGGTGTTGTTGTTTTGGCTGTCGGAATCGGGATGTATTTATCTCCTTCTCTAGGAGCGGGTCCGCGCGACAGCTTCATGCTGGCGATGAACGAGCGTCTTGGCTGGAGTATCCAGCGAGTCCGCCTCATCATAGAAGTAACCGTCCTGCTTGCGGGGACTGCTTTGGGTGGACCTGTGTCAATCGGCACGATACTGATAGCGCTGTTAACGGGACCGCTGATTCAACGGACGATTCCATTTTGGCGTCAAGTTATGAAAAAGCAGTATGGTCTGCCACATCCAGCAGAAAGACAAGCGAGCTAA
- the rnz gene encoding ribonuclease Z, whose protein sequence is MIVTFLGTGSGAPTTRRNVSGIGLRFLQAGKWWLFDCGEGTQHQLLRAPMKISQLDKIFITHLHGDHLYGLIGLLASRSLRNTEPTPLELYGPPGLDRYFRAIMEASPVHLQYPLEIKIVSEGVIYEDEELVVSCRMAKHRVPSFAYAVMEKEKTGAFQVELAKQAGVPSGPLFGALKRGEQVTLEDGRVLDGKDFVGEPQPGRKIVFSGDTEPSQAVLELAKGADLLVHEATYAHHDKELATRSGHSTALEAAQIAKEAGVKELCLTHFSPRYEDEDGDFSMEDLLAEAQQIFPATQLADDLGSISVKRERNDGRKP, encoded by the coding sequence GTGATCGTTACATTTTTAGGCACCGGATCAGGTGCACCCACTACGCGAAGAAACGTGAGTGGGATCGGCTTGCGATTTTTACAGGCAGGAAAGTGGTGGTTGTTTGACTGCGGAGAGGGGACTCAACACCAGCTACTGCGAGCACCGATGAAAATTAGTCAATTGGATAAAATTTTTATCACCCATCTGCATGGGGATCATCTGTACGGACTGATCGGACTGCTTGCGAGCAGGTCTTTGCGCAATACCGAACCGACTCCGTTAGAGCTGTACGGACCACCAGGGCTCGACAGATATTTTCGAGCGATCATGGAGGCAAGTCCGGTTCATTTGCAATATCCGTTGGAAATAAAAATCGTCAGTGAGGGCGTAATCTACGAGGACGAAGAGCTCGTGGTGAGCTGTCGAATGGCGAAGCATCGCGTGCCTTCGTTTGCTTATGCTGTGATGGAAAAGGAGAAGACAGGAGCCTTTCAAGTAGAATTGGCAAAGCAGGCAGGGGTGCCGTCAGGGCCGTTATTTGGAGCCTTGAAGAGAGGAGAACAGGTCACACTTGAGGATGGTCGTGTTCTGGACGGAAAGGACTTCGTCGGAGAGCCGCAGCCAGGACGCAAAATCGTCTTTAGTGGAGATACGGAGCCGAGCCAGGCGGTATTGGAGCTGGCAAAAGGGGCGGATTTGCTCGTCCACGAAGCGACCTACGCTCATCACGACAAGGAGCTGGCGACAAGAAGCGGGCATTCTACAGCACTTGAGGCGGCTCAAATTGCTAAAGAAGCGGGCGTGAAAGAACTGTGTCTGACTCACTTCAGTCCACGTTATGAAGATGAAGACGGAGATTTTTCGATGGAGGATCTGTTAGCGGAGGCACAGCAAATTTTTCCGGCGACTCAATTGGCTGATGATCTCGGTAGCATTTCTGTAAAGCGAGAGAGAAACGATGGGAGAAAGCCATAA
- a CDS encoding ABC transporter substrate-binding protein, translating into MKRFLALGLAAFFAMTAVLTGCSSTPEKIRIGEVTRSLFYAPQYVALEKGFFKEEGLEVELSTIPGGDKVMSALLSGGIEVALVGSETSIYVSLQGAVDPVVNFAQLTQTDGTFLVSRNKMDDFTFDKLKGSVFLGQRKGGMPQMVGEYVLKKHKINPQGDLELIQNIEFKNIASSFASGTGAYVQLFEPEASRFEQEGIGHVVASFGTESGTVPYTVFMTKQSYLDSNATAIQKFTNAVYKGQQWVASHSAKETANVIGKYFEQIDPTILETAVQRYLGQGSYATDPILDEKEWNQLQDIMDSAGELKQRADYTKLVNTTFAIQSKEGK; encoded by the coding sequence ATGAAACGATTTTTGGCGCTGGGGCTGGCCGCTTTTTTCGCTATGACGGCCGTCTTGACTGGCTGCTCCAGCACTCCCGAAAAAATAAGAATTGGTGAAGTGACTCGTTCTTTGTTTTACGCCCCGCAATATGTCGCACTTGAAAAAGGATTTTTCAAGGAAGAAGGTCTGGAAGTGGAGCTCTCAACCATACCTGGCGGAGATAAAGTGATGTCGGCACTGTTATCTGGCGGCATCGAGGTCGCGCTCGTCGGCTCCGAGACCAGCATCTACGTCTCTTTGCAAGGAGCTGTCGATCCAGTTGTCAATTTTGCGCAGCTCACACAGACAGACGGTACCTTCCTCGTCTCCCGCAACAAAATGGATGACTTTACTTTCGACAAGCTAAAGGGCAGTGTCTTCCTGGGGCAACGTAAAGGCGGCATGCCGCAAATGGTCGGAGAGTATGTACTCAAAAAGCACAAAATCAATCCGCAAGGCGACCTGGAACTCATTCAGAATATCGAATTCAAAAATATTGCGTCTTCCTTTGCATCTGGTACCGGAGCGTATGTACAGCTGTTTGAACCGGAAGCCTCCCGCTTTGAACAGGAAGGAATCGGCCATGTCGTAGCCTCTTTTGGCACAGAGAGCGGAACCGTTCCTTATACCGTCTTCATGACAAAACAAAGCTATCTCGACAGCAACGCAACAGCTATCCAAAAGTTTACCAATGCGGTCTACAAAGGGCAACAGTGGGTTGCCAGCCACAGTGCAAAAGAAACGGCAAATGTGATTGGCAAGTACTTCGAGCAAATCGATCCAACGATTTTGGAAACCGCCGTACAGCGTTACCTGGGGCAGGGCTCTTATGCAACAGATCCCATTCTGGACGAAAAGGAATGGAACCAGCTACAAGATATTATGGATTCCGCTGGTGAATTAAAGCAACGCGCTGATTACACCAAGCTGGTAAACACCACATTTGCTATCCAATCCAAGGAAGGGAAATAG
- a CDS encoding ABC transporter ATP-binding protein has protein sequence MKQISSTPAKIELGHVTHLYLSTTRAFMAVQDINLRVEEGEFICLVGPSGCGKTTLLSLIAGLEKPTAGKVWIDGSKVTGTSRQVGYMLQQDYLFNWRSIEDNVFLGLDIQGIRSKETEEYALHLLDEMELSDVRKSSPLQLSGGMRQRVALVRTLACQPDVLLLDEPFSALDYQTKLKLEDLIFSTLRRHKKTAVLVTHDLSESIAMGDRVYIFSRNPGRINSEIVVPSPIRDALPFDARNHDGFQDLFHRVWKEMEVVSDAAKGN, from the coding sequence ATGAAGCAGATTTCTTCTACGCCGGCAAAAATAGAACTCGGCCACGTGACCCATCTTTATTTATCCACGACCAGGGCGTTCATGGCGGTCCAAGACATTAACCTGCGCGTGGAGGAAGGCGAATTCATTTGTCTGGTTGGTCCCAGCGGTTGTGGAAAGACGACGCTGCTCTCACTCATTGCAGGGCTTGAGAAGCCGACAGCAGGCAAGGTGTGGATCGACGGAAGTAAAGTCACCGGAACGTCTAGGCAAGTTGGCTACATGCTTCAGCAAGATTATTTGTTCAATTGGCGTTCCATCGAAGACAACGTGTTTCTCGGACTCGATATCCAAGGCATCCGCTCCAAGGAAACAGAGGAGTACGCCCTGCATCTGCTCGATGAAATGGAACTGTCTGATGTGCGCAAATCCTCTCCCCTGCAACTGTCAGGCGGCATGCGGCAACGGGTTGCACTCGTCCGAACACTCGCCTGTCAACCTGATGTGCTGTTGCTCGACGAACCATTTTCGGCATTGGACTACCAGACCAAACTCAAGCTCGAAGACTTGATCTTTTCAACACTGCGTCGGCATAAAAAAACGGCAGTCCTTGTGACACATGATCTCTCCGAATCGATCGCGATGGGCGATCGCGTCTATATCTTTTCACGCAACCCGGGACGTATCAATAGCGAGATTGTCGTACCTAGCCCGATCCGGGATGCTCTGCCATTCGACGCTAGAAATCATGATGGATTCCAAGACTTGTTCCATCGCGTGTGGAAAGAGATGGAGGTAGTGTCTGATGCAGCCAAAGGAAATTGA
- a CDS encoding ABC transporter permease, with translation MQPKEIESVHRRYLQLEKRMSFSVFATQLFLFLVFLGLWELLARTNTINALIFSYPTKIWAQFWLQLQDGSLLPHVGLTVWETIIGFLLGTILGTVMATIIWWSPFLSRVLEPYLVIANSMPKVALGPVFIVGFGPGLLSVIAMGCAISIIITTINVYTSFKEVNQNYVKVVQTLGGSKRQIFTLVILPATIPTLLATLKVNVGLSWVGVIVGEFLVSQQGLGYLIIYGFQVFNFTLVMMSLAIIAVIATLMYQGVAYVERLLTSQFK, from the coding sequence ATGCAGCCAAAGGAAATTGAATCCGTCCACCGCCGCTACTTGCAGCTAGAAAAGCGAATGAGCTTTTCCGTCTTTGCCACACAACTGTTCCTCTTTCTCGTTTTTCTCGGCTTATGGGAGCTATTGGCTCGAACCAATACCATTAATGCGCTCATCTTCAGCTATCCCACCAAAATTTGGGCTCAATTTTGGTTGCAGCTGCAAGATGGCAGTCTTCTCCCGCATGTCGGCTTAACCGTATGGGAAACGATTATCGGCTTTCTCTTAGGAACGATTCTGGGAACCGTCATGGCCACGATCATATGGTGGTCCCCTTTTCTCTCCCGCGTACTAGAGCCTTACCTGGTTATTGCCAACAGTATGCCAAAGGTAGCCCTCGGTCCGGTTTTCATCGTCGGCTTTGGTCCAGGTTTGCTCTCCGTCATAGCTATGGGGTGCGCGATCTCGATCATCATCACCACGATCAACGTCTACACCAGCTTCAAGGAAGTCAATCAAAATTACGTCAAAGTCGTGCAAACACTCGGAGGGAGCAAACGGCAAATCTTCACGCTCGTCATTTTGCCAGCTACCATCCCAACCCTTCTCGCCACGCTGAAGGTGAATGTCGGACTTTCGTGGGTGGGCGTCATCGTTGGAGAATTTCTTGTATCCCAGCAAGGCTTGGGGTATTTGATCATATACGGCTTCCAAGTGTTTAATTTCACCCTGGTCATGATGAGCTTAGCCATTATCGCAGTCATCGCCACCCTGATGTATCAAGGCGTAGCCTATGTAGAGCGGCTGCTCACCAGCCAGTTTAAATAG
- a CDS encoding VOC family protein — translation MLHHVEVYVSNLARSNDFWGWLLEGELGYTRYQEWASGVSWKQNGTYLVFVQAEERFLDIPYHRCRVGLNHLAFYARDREHVEKLREEVARRGISLLYQDRHPHAGGEGHYALFFEDPDRIKVEIVAP, via the coding sequence ATGCTGCATCATGTGGAAGTGTATGTCTCCAACCTGGCACGCTCCAATGATTTTTGGGGCTGGTTACTGGAGGGGGAACTGGGCTATACGCGATATCAAGAATGGGCCAGTGGGGTAAGTTGGAAACAAAACGGTACTTATCTGGTTTTTGTCCAGGCAGAAGAGCGATTCCTCGACATTCCGTATCATCGGTGTCGAGTCGGTTTGAATCATCTAGCATTTTATGCAAGGGATCGAGAACATGTGGAAAAGCTGCGGGAGGAGGTTGCTCGTCGGGGTATCTCTTTACTCTATCAGGATCGGCATCCGCATGCTGGAGGCGAGGGACATTATGCTTTGTTTTTCGAGGACCCAGATAGAATAAAGGTCGAGATCGTGGCCCCCTGA
- a CDS encoding tetratricopeptide repeat protein — protein sequence MSEFVTFTNELGQTIDMSREDYQKKIIPQNLDKYWDEKEKLRDFAMELVKGQFHEQAAVAADRLLELYGPIESALIFRAVVHMQAREFESAKKILTDCLERFPSSGTACTNLAKIFAFEGDEPKAIETLHTGLHKDPNQENGLNMFVESFVQRGIKDELKGQLEALASKEGAWRPQLQLARLALTEEDLLNAMKWYMVAIEGAKDRFEVVMTVTGELGQAGYVYQLIQICEKFWTPDFPYPYAGFNYANALLATDQMEKAIAILRNMQEHLPDNYKPMVDHFLNRVPGAIEMEAAAQQKDVESQMDDPTAKKSKWKFWK from the coding sequence ATGTCTGAATTTGTGACGTTTACCAATGAGCTTGGTCAAACCATCGATATGTCCCGCGAGGATTACCAGAAAAAAATAATTCCGCAAAATCTGGATAAGTACTGGGATGAAAAAGAAAAGCTTCGCGATTTTGCGATGGAGTTGGTGAAGGGTCAATTTCATGAGCAAGCCGCTGTCGCTGCCGACAGGCTTCTCGAATTATACGGGCCAATTGAGTCTGCTCTTATTTTCCGTGCAGTCGTTCATATGCAGGCGAGAGAGTTTGAAAGTGCTAAAAAAATCCTGACAGATTGTCTGGAACGATTCCCGTCATCGGGTACGGCTTGCACCAATTTGGCAAAAATCTTCGCGTTTGAGGGAGATGAGCCAAAAGCGATCGAGACCCTACATACAGGATTACACAAAGACCCGAATCAAGAAAATGGCTTGAACATGTTTGTCGAGAGCTTTGTGCAAAGAGGGATAAAGGATGAGCTGAAAGGGCAGCTGGAGGCGCTGGCAAGTAAAGAAGGCGCTTGGAGACCACAGCTACAGCTGGCTCGTCTTGCTTTGACGGAGGAGGACCTCCTGAATGCGATGAAATGGTACATGGTAGCGATTGAAGGAGCGAAGGACCGCTTTGAGGTCGTGATGACTGTGACTGGTGAATTGGGACAAGCAGGTTATGTCTATCAATTGATTCAGATTTGTGAAAAGTTCTGGACGCCAGATTTCCCGTATCCGTATGCAGGCTTTAACTATGCCAACGCTCTGTTGGCGACCGATCAAATGGAAAAGGCAATTGCCATCCTGCGAAACATGCAAGAGCATTTGCCAGATAATTACAAGCCAATGGTCGATCACTTCCTGAATCGAGTACCTGGAGCGATAGAAATGGAAGCAGCCGCCCAACAGAAAGACGTCGAGAGCCAAATGGATGATCCGACGGCGAAGAAGAGCAAGTGGAAGTTTTGGAAGTAA
- a CDS encoding ATPase: MFKLGQRVVIVADSFEQGLPLGEYGYLIARDRNPDSAFSWVLRIPKIDKHIAVVEEDIVLEEQLLAEEANRISHEALLDFALATRNEALFRQLMGMEDAEEANDEPAKESMEEFIRKVNIKAWI; encoded by the coding sequence ATGTTCAAGCTTGGACAACGCGTCGTCATTGTTGCCGACTCCTTCGAGCAAGGTTTGCCTTTAGGTGAATACGGTTACCTGATTGCTCGTGACCGCAATCCGGACAGCGCATTTTCCTGGGTTTTACGCATTCCGAAAATTGATAAGCATATCGCCGTTGTAGAAGAGGATATCGTCTTGGAGGAGCAATTGCTTGCGGAAGAAGCAAATCGCATCTCGCATGAGGCTTTACTTGATTTTGCATTGGCAACAAGGAACGAAGCACTGTTTCGACAACTGATGGGCATGGAAGATGCAGAAGAGGCAAATGACGAACCCGCGAAGGAATCAATGGAGGAATTTATCCGTAAAGTAAATATCAAAGCATGGATCTAA
- a CDS encoding DUF2621 domain-containing protein: MGEMSTGFSLFIVGWTIVLVSLMAIGGYFMFRKFLKSMPKQDGKSDLDWQDHYIDQTRALWTDEGLTLLNELVDPVPQLFRDVARRSIAAKIGQIALEEKAATITTDLIVKGYIVATPKRDHKWLIAHLKSKEIDYTPYEKYLNAEG; the protein is encoded by the coding sequence ATGGGTGAAATGTCTACAGGGTTTTCCCTGTTTATCGTTGGCTGGACCATTGTTCTCGTAAGTCTGATGGCGATTGGCGGGTATTTCATGTTCCGCAAATTTCTCAAGTCCATGCCCAAGCAAGACGGAAAATCTGACTTGGATTGGCAGGATCATTACATTGATCAGACACGCGCGCTCTGGACAGATGAGGGTCTGACCTTGCTCAATGAATTGGTTGATCCTGTGCCACAGTTGTTTCGCGATGTTGCCAGACGTTCCATCGCAGCGAAAATCGGCCAGATCGCGCTGGAAGAGAAAGCAGCCACCATTACAACAGATTTGATTGTAAAGGGGTACATCGTAGCAACTCCCAAACGTGACCACAAATGGCTGATTGCCCACCTGAAATCCAAAGAAATCGACTACACGCCCTATGAGAAATATTTGAATGCCGAGGGATAA
- a CDS encoding DUF502 domain-containing protein: protein MKRFIRYFLEGLLFVSPLAVTIYILYWIFTTVDNWFYRLVHKWFNLQIPGLGVLLTILGITIIGFLASNVLTRGVLSLVSTIFEKVPFIKLIYTSIKDLIGAFVGEKKSFDKPVLVTLSKDGNAKAIGFVTKESLDSFGLTDHVAVYLPQSYNFAGNLLLFPSDQVQLLDTESSEVMAFLVSGGVSGGQQNVTKKSNHA, encoded by the coding sequence ATGAAGCGTTTCATTCGCTATTTTTTAGAGGGGTTATTGTTTGTCAGTCCTTTGGCAGTGACGATTTATATTTTGTACTGGATTTTCACGACCGTGGATAACTGGTTCTATCGACTGGTCCATAAGTGGTTTAATCTCCAAATTCCCGGACTTGGTGTCCTCTTGACTATACTCGGCATTACGATTATAGGTTTCCTTGCATCCAATGTCCTGACACGCGGAGTGCTTTCGCTCGTGTCCACCATCTTCGAGAAAGTGCCGTTTATCAAACTCATTTATACGTCCATCAAGGATTTGATCGGAGCGTTTGTAGGGGAGAAGAAGAGCTTTGACAAGCCAGTGCTCGTGACGCTATCCAAGGATGGAAATGCAAAGGCCATTGGGTTCGTTACAAAGGAAAGCCTCGATTCTTTCGGTCTCACAGACCACGTAGCGGTCTATCTGCCGCAGTCGTACAATTTTGCAGGAAATCTCCTGTTGTTTCCGAGCGATCAGGTACAGCTGCTTGATACGGAAAGCTCAGAAGTCATGGCATTCCTGGTATCAGGTGGGGTATCCGGAGGGCAGCAAAACGTAACCAAAAAAAGCAACCATGCTTAA
- a CDS encoding sulfurtransferase, which translates to MQALVTPQWLKDHLNDENLVIVDCRFALSASEAGAEEYTKDHIPQALYFHLNRDLSGSKSEHGGRHPLPDTDLLAAHFSNAGIDANTTVIAYDDQEMAMAGRLWWLLRYLGHDQVAVLDGGYAAWKKAGYEVTAEVPAVQAREFVPHVRHDMLVDIEGVKSRSEQTVLLDSRAPERYRGENEPIDAKAGHIPGAHNFFYKDNLTADQTMLPTDELQKRLAPYADKELIVYCGSGVTACSNLLAFHAAGRTDVKLYLGSWSDWSSYPNNPVATGEE; encoded by the coding sequence ATGCAAGCACTTGTCACACCTCAATGGCTCAAGGATCATCTGAACGATGAAAATTTGGTGATCGTCGATTGTCGTTTTGCTTTAAGTGCTTCTGAAGCAGGTGCAGAGGAATACACGAAGGATCATATCCCGCAAGCCCTCTACTTTCATTTGAACCGTGACCTTTCTGGCTCCAAAAGCGAGCATGGTGGACGTCATCCTCTACCAGATACGGATCTGCTGGCTGCCCATTTTTCAAATGCGGGAATCGATGCTAATACGACTGTCATCGCCTACGATGATCAGGAAATGGCAATGGCAGGACGGCTATGGTGGCTGCTGCGATACCTGGGTCACGATCAGGTAGCTGTACTCGACGGCGGATACGCTGCTTGGAAAAAGGCTGGCTATGAGGTAACAGCAGAAGTACCTGCTGTACAAGCTCGAGAGTTCGTCCCACATGTCCGCCACGACATGCTTGTTGACATTGAGGGAGTGAAGAGTCGAAGTGAGCAAACAGTATTGCTTGATTCTCGCGCACCAGAACGCTACCGTGGCGAGAACGAGCCAATCGATGCAAAAGCTGGTCACATACCCGGGGCGCACAATTTCTTTTACAAGGACAACCTCACAGCTGATCAGACGATGCTTCCGACAGATGAGCTGCAAAAGCGTCTCGCCCCTTATGCTGATAAAGAATTGATCGTCTATTGTGGCTCAGGCGTGACAGCTTGCTCCAATTTGCTCGCTTTCCATGCTGCTGGTCGAACCGATGTGAAATTGTATTTGGGCAGTTGGAGTGATTGGAGCTCGTATCCTAATAATCCGGTAGCTACCGGCGAAGAGTAA